The following coding sequences lie in one Peromyscus maniculatus bairdii isolate BWxNUB_F1_BW_parent chromosome 3, HU_Pman_BW_mat_3.1, whole genome shotgun sequence genomic window:
- the Foxi3 gene encoding forkhead box protein I3, protein MALYCSENFVYSQPAAAAAPGAPSTTRAPYSFSDYAAPPAAAANPYLWLNGPGVGGPASAAGYLGAPPPPPGAAPGPFLQPPAAPGTFAGTQRGFAQPSAAAPASPAGSAAPGELGWLSMASREDLMKMVRPPYSYSALIAMAIQSAPERKLTLSHIYQFVADNFPFYQRSKAGWQNSIRHNLSLNDCFKKVPRDEDDPGKGNYWTLDPNCEKMFDNGNFRRKRKRRSEANSNLTAASGTSKSEGLSSRLRASGKLEGGSPSSAMRPSQSPESPADDAKSTSSSPGASIPCLNTFFSSLSTLSVSPSSMSTQRAIPGNHRHLGGTQLPASTFPNTSTPGSSPDSVQLSTVGGSSQLSSYYSPFPGGSGSSGGGDQSSPFSSPFYNFSMVNSLIYPRDGSDV, encoded by the exons ATGGCCCTGTACTGCAGCGAAAACTTCGTGTACTCAcagcccgccgccgccgccgcgcccggTGCGCCCTCGACCACCAGGGCGCCCTACTCGTTTTCCGACTACGCCGCGCCGCCCGCCGCGGCCGCCAACCCCTACCTGTGGCTCAACGGGCCCGGCGTGGGCGGCCCGGCCTCCGCTGCGGGCTACCTGGgcgccccgccgccgccccccggAGCAGCTCCCGGGCCGTTCCTGCAGCCCCCTGCCGCTCCGGGCACCTTCGCGGGCACCCAGCGGGGCTTCGCGCAGCCCTCGGCTGCTGCTCCCGCCTCGCCCGCCGGCTCGGCAGCTCCGGGCGAGTTGGGCTGGCTGTCGATGGCCAGCCGCGAGGATCTGATGAAGATGGTGCGTCCGCCCTACTCGTACTCGGCGCTCATCGCCATGGCCATCCAGAGCGCTCCCGAGCGCAAGCTCACCCTCAGCCACATCTACCAGTTCGTTGCCGACAACTTCCCTTTCTACCAGCGCAGCAAGGCTGGGTGGCAGAATTCCATCCGCCACAACCTATCACTCAATGACTGCTTCAAGAAGGTGCCCCGCGACGAGGACGACCCAG gaaaAGGTAATTACTGGACTCTAGATCCAAACTGTGAAAAAATGTTCGACAATGGAAACTTCCGTCGGAAGCGAAAGCGCCGTTCTGAGGCCAACAGCAACCTCACTGCAGCTTCAGGAACATCAAAATCAGAAGGGCTATCCTCAAGACTAAGAGCGAGTGGGAAGCTGGAAGGAGGCAGCCCCTCCTCTGCGATGAGGCCATCCCAGTCACCAGAGTCTCCAGCAGACGACGCCAAGAGTacctcctcctcccctggagcATCCATCCCGTGCCTCAACACGTTCTTCAGCAGCCTTAGCACGCTAAGTGTGAGCCCCAGCAGCATGAGCACCCAGCGAGCCATCCCAGGCAATCACCGCCACCTAGGGGGCACCCAGCTGCCCGCCAGCACGTTCCCCAACACCTCCACCCCAGGCAGCTCTCCAGACTCCGTGCAGCTGAGCACTGTGGGTGGAAGCAGCCAGCTGTCTTCCTACTACAGCCCGTTCcctggcggcagcggcagcagcggcggcggagACCAGAGTAGTCCCTTCAGCAGCCCTTTCTACAACTTCAGCATGGTCAACAGCCTCATCTACCCCCGGGATGGCTCTGATGTGTAA